In a single window of the Biomphalaria glabrata chromosome 13, xgBioGlab47.1, whole genome shotgun sequence genome:
- the LOC106071915 gene encoding uncharacterized protein LOC106071915 yields MSPLSRTTKRSALSFIACGLAPQKDINIFTRSKNVGRSGLPSGFHGFRLDPNLDDPEGSTATLRIHNEDIWFGNKLRIQRILTVCAVSAIGIFGLIIRDVIGDIISTNELSVDGKCFHDSFSSLKALINLIKARDLNFIIALTSSCNRTLTSATNISVGNWSAPESSILEAACFDHFHHEPHLSRCLRLAVKASRVFTNVTLVELTEIGEFNVDFELLASSVTECYAFFSFLRWTVPATFVILVHIIGQVSAEFVLCASLSSGVTLPAPRRCSTPFLFLQPEISQRHNETIADLLFLLSKLKDHVQRGVNAPGKLNLSSLTDLYTQAHLQCPADGPSSVYDSRQNILELFLDFIEQLKTHTLDVQSAQLGDRTRRVVLGVFIIMICLLSSIVVISRVKEMGCWIFIQTHSLEKKTEELEKERKLTVNLLYQMLPPIVADKLRNGLTVDAESFESVSIYFSDIVGFTTISSKCTPMQVVDLLNSLYTTFDTRIETYDVYKVETIGDAYMVASGVPIRNGEKHAEEIATMSIDLLAAIKQIHAPNVEDGKLKIRIGIHTGPCVAGVVGHKMPRYCLFGDTVNTASRMESSSEPMRIHCSKAMRDQLLVHDKYKLESRGIIDVKGKGQMETYWVTGRTDMGECNDSMTCLWIPKRKKKPAVPLTTVQEVGDASAQQPVANNEAKDAVLPPDVKEPSSKEVVKKESSDSGFSEVIDSFEETEGSQQTRNSKKNNVASTSLTFSNSSTSSVVSKNTTILKDERVSVISETTNSMTGKKLGMLVTRKKVSFKNETHPSTKHLRHHSLHPHPIGSTSGANQKILSRSNSKNLISPDPANHGHLNVTHASQAQTPNSTTSASKPKRSSKRLQPSTVMKIKLIGKFSRMRRKHSNSRYNEPRNNKSSSNHHHHLQQTKRQQFKDLHVRNRSFTFDASRVSFNVPMSKHVINEESEDDMIKDEGSSNVKTDSLTLGQLEDHQKSEIPKTDACNEDKRENTNAVSIGELEELHSLHTNAIKLPPSENVQASDRDNSLELSAVLDAPKSADTDSQSDTFMASVIPETPDTEMEENERTASFKEEKLEIEALRGRLPAPTCAFNKTRETETTSANTTHHNLPTKADTETIILSCVNNSIDHLDVAYTDRERSGESSLKNLKEVDQSDKIHGTRSPLSVHSLTKHLDERSLQRRMESYQVLNQHITRLYHTVGKSQHPEQP; encoded by the exons ATGTCCCCTCTGTCCAGAACAACAAAGCGTTCAGCACTGTCCTTCATAGCATGTGGCCTAGCACCGCAGAAAGACATCAACATCTTCACCCGCTCCAAGAACGTTGGCCGATCTGGTTTGCCTTCAGGCTTTCATGGCTTCCGACTAGATCCAAACCTAGACGATCCAGAAGGAAGCACGGCCACGCTCCGGATCCACAACGAGGACATTTGGTTCGGCAACAAGCTTCGCATCCAACGGATACTTACTGTGTGCGCCGTGTCGGCCATTGGCATTTTCGGCCTTATCATCAGGGATGTGATTGGAGACATCATTAGCACCAACGAGCTGTCCGTGGATGGGAAATGTTTCCATG ATAGCTTTTCATCTTTGAAGGCTTTGATAAATTTGATTAAGGCGCGAGATTTGAATTTTATAATAGCACTGACGTCATCCTGCAATAGAACTCTAACGTCCGCAACAAACATCAGCGTTGGAAACTGGTCAGCTCCTGAGTCTTCCATATTGGAGGCCGCCTGCTTTGACCACTTCCACCACGAGCCTCATTTATCTCGGTGTCTGCGACTGGCGGTGAAGGCTTCCCGAGTGTTCACGAACGTCACGCTGGTCGAGCTGACGGAGATAGGCGAATTTAACGTGGATTTTGAGCTTCTGGCTTCAAGTGTCACCGAATGCTACgcatttttctcttttctacGGTGGACCGTGCCGGCCACATTTGTTATTTTGGTGCACATCATCGGTCAGGTATCAGCAGAGTTCGTGTTGTGCGCCTCGCTGAGCAGTGGCGTCACCTTGCCGGCTCCAAGAAGGTGCAGCACACCTTTCCTGTTTCTGCAGCCAGAAATATCTCAGCGACACAACGAAACCATTGCAGATCTACTCTTCCTCCTGTCAAAGTTAAAAGATCATGTTCAGAGAGGCGTCAACGCCCCTGGAAAATTAAACCTATCTTCACTTACAG ATCTCTACACACAGGCTCATCTGCAGTGTCCGGCAGACGGTCCAAGCTCTGTTTACGACAGCAGACAGAACATACTGGAGTTGTTTCTGGACTTTATAGAGCAACTGAAGACCCACACACTTGATGTCCAGTCCGCACAGCTTGGTGATAGGACCAG gCGCGTCGTTCTGGGTGTTTTCATCATCATGATCTGTCTGTTAAGCAGCATTGTGGTCATCTCTCGAGTCAAGGAAATGGGTTGCTGGATTTTTATTCAGACTCACTCGCtggaaaagaaaacagaagagctggaaaaagagagaaaa CTGACAGTCAACTTGTTGTACCAGATGTTGCCTCCTATAGTGGCAGACAAACTGCGCAATGGGCTAACCGTGGACGCTGAAAGTTTCGAATCGGTCAGCATATACTTCTCCGACATCGTCGGATTCACCACCATCTCTTCAAAGTGTACGCCAATGCAG GTTGTAGATTTGTTAAACTCTCTGTACACCACATTTGACACGAGGATTGAGACTTACGATGTCTACAAAGTGGAAACCATCGGCGACGCCTACATGGTGGCCAGTGGCGTTCCTATAAGAAACGGTGAAAAG CATGCCGAGGAGATAGCGACCATGTCCATCGATCTTCTGGCGGCTATCAAACAGATTCACGCCCCCAATGTCGAAGATGGAAAGCTCAAAATTAGGATCGGAATTCACACAG GTCCGTGTGTGGCTGGTGTGGTTGGCCACAAGATGCCCAGGTACTGTCTGTTTGGGGACACGGTCAACACAGCGTCACGAATGGAGTCGAGCAGTGAAC CTATGAGAATACACTGCAGCAAGGCGATGAGAGACCAGCTTCTCGTCCACGACAAATACAAGTTGGAATCAAGGGGAATCATCGATGTTAAG GGCAAAGGTCAGATGGAAACCTATTGGGTGACAGGTCGAACTGACATGGGTGAGTGTAATGACAGCATGACCTGCCTGTGGATaccaaagagaaagaaaaagccGGCGGTGCCTCTCACCACTGTGCAGGAAGTCGGTGACGCCTCGGCTCAACAGCCTGTCGCTAACAACGAAGCCAAAGATGCGGTACTACCACCAGACGTAAAGGAGCCTTCCAGCAAAGAAGTCGTCAAGAAAGAAAGCTCAGATTCTGGGTTTTCCGAAGTTATTGATAGCTTTGAAGAAACTGAAGGAAGTCAACAAACCAGAAACTCCAAGAAAAATAATGTAGCTTCTACTAGTTTAACTTTTTCCAACTCCAGTACTAGTTCAGTCGTATCAAAGAATACTACCATATTAAAAGATGAACGTGTGTCGGTCATCTCTGAAACAACAAATTCAATGACTGGTAAGAAATTGGGAATGCTagttacaagaaaaaaagtctcttttaaaaatgaaacacatCCAAGCACAAAACATCTTCGACATCATTCGCTGCATCCACATCCCATAGGATCGACATCAGGTGCCAACCAGAAGATACTTTCTAGGTCAAACTCTAAAAACTTAATCTCCCCTGATCCTGCTAACCATGGTCATTTAAACGTGACCCACGCGTCCCAGGCACAAACGCCAAATTCTACCACCAGCGCTTCCAAGCCCAAAAGAAGTAGCAAACGTCTGCAGCCTTCGACTGTAATGAAGATCAAACTTATCGGGAAATTCTCCAGGATGCGCAGAAAGCACTCCAACTCCCGCTACAACGAGCCCAGGAACAATAAAAGCAGCAGCAATCATCACCACCACTTACAGCAGACGAAAAGGCAGCAGTTCAAGGACCTTCATGTCCGTAATCGAAGCTTTACATTTGATGCTTCCCGGGTCAGCTTCAACGTCCCCATGTCGAAGCACGTTATCAATGAAGAAAGCGAAGATGATATGATCAAAGACGAAGGTAGTTCCAACGTTAAAACAGACTCTTTGACTCTTGGCCAATTAGAAGATCATCAAAAATCAGAAATACCTAAAACTGATGCTTGCAATGAAGACAAACGGGAGAACACTAATGCAGTATCTATTGGAGAACTGGAAGAGTTACACTCCTTGCATACAAACGCAATAAAATTGCCTCCATCAGAAAACGTTCAGGCTTCAGATAGAGATAACAGTTTAGAGTTGTCAGCCGTGTTAGATGCACCGAAAAGCGCTGATACTGACTCGCAGTCAGATACGTTTATGGCGTCAGTTATTCCAGAAACTCCTGACACTGAGATGGAAGAAAATGAGCGAACGGCATCATTCAAAGAGGAGAAGCTAGAGATAGAAGCTTTACGGGGGCGGCTACCTGCACCGACATGTGCGTTCAACAAGACAAGGGAAACAGAGACGACATCTGCCAATACAACGCATCATAATCTCCCAACTAAAGCAGACACTGAAACTATAATATTATCTTGCGTCAATAATTCTATAGATCACTTAGATGTAGCCTACACTGACCGTGAAAGAAGTGGGGAGTCTAGTTTAAAGAACTTAAAAGAGGTTGACCAATCTGATAAGATTCACGGAACACGTAGCCCCCTCTCTGTCCACAGTCTTACCAAACACCTGGATGAGAGGAGCTTGCAACGAAGAATGGAGTCCTACCAGGTACTGAATCAGCACATTACCAGACTCTATCACACCGTAGGAAAGTCACAGCACCCTGAGCAACCTTAA